In one Corallococcus sp. EGB genomic region, the following are encoded:
- a CDS encoding TonB-dependent receptor domain-containing protein — MRTLLCVVCVLLATGAVAQAPDAGTLAGDAGAPTGVLTKPPALLRQVEAAYPPDAAAQQLEGTVVMFIDISETGSVTNVEVTQPAGHGFDEAAVEAVKQFQFEPAEVDNVPAPVRIQYAYQFVFRAPEPPPEAAPDGGVQEPQGPVNFSGRALERGTRKPLVGAEVVLTELDRSAVTDSEGRFAFRGVPVGTHPVIVVLGNYDRFKTQETIEEGKETQATYYVQKRIFSQYETVVRSDRERKEVTRTTITVAEVQRVPGTQGDTLKVVQNLPGVARPAFNGGALVIRGTSPQESGVFLDGLRIPILYHFGGLTSVYNSDLLEAVDYLPGNFSAYYGDITGGVINVRSREPRTDRLHATVGISGIESNAVVEGPITDTLSFAIGGRRSYIDLVLKAVPFDDDSLQVAPRYYDAQAKLVWKPSSRHTFTLQGLTSRDRLALLLDQPADNDPSINGGLDVTTGFNQLRLRHQFREGRLALDTQGLIGNTILDFSIGERGLRIASTDLYLRPTVEYVFNDRVTVAGGLDVVANLAKVTASIQQPPREGEPPSPLVTEDLINIDGNFTQYYPSAWAEVRWRPIKDLLVVPGVRTESYIFTEQQEVKRTVNPRLAVRYALTETLTLKGGAGVYHSPPVQDEPSPGFGNPDLGAKRSLQYSVGAEWQARPEWFVGSEVFYNDLDDLIVRSNARVERNGESVPENLKNGGVGRIYGFELLIRRALTDRLFGWISYTLSRSERRDAPGARWRKFDNDQTHVLTAIASYKLPRGWEVGARFRFASGNPTTPVLGAKRDDTTDVFIPYYGLVNSQRLPSFNQLDIRVDKNFIFNTWNLDLYLDLTNAYNNRSVEGVAYNYNYSQREFFKGLPILPVLGLKGAF; from the coding sequence ATGAGAACGCTCCTCTGCGTCGTCTGTGTATTGCTTGCGACCGGAGCCGTGGCACAGGCTCCGGACGCAGGGACCCTCGCTGGCGATGCCGGCGCTCCCACGGGCGTGCTGACGAAGCCGCCCGCCCTCCTGCGTCAGGTCGAAGCCGCCTACCCGCCGGATGCCGCCGCCCAGCAGCTCGAGGGCACGGTGGTGATGTTCATCGACATCTCGGAGACGGGCTCCGTCACGAACGTCGAAGTCACGCAGCCCGCGGGCCACGGCTTCGACGAGGCCGCGGTGGAAGCGGTGAAGCAGTTCCAGTTCGAACCGGCGGAGGTCGACAACGTCCCCGCGCCGGTGCGCATCCAGTACGCGTACCAGTTCGTCTTCCGCGCGCCGGAGCCCCCGCCGGAGGCCGCGCCGGACGGCGGCGTCCAGGAGCCGCAGGGGCCGGTGAACTTCAGCGGCCGGGCGCTGGAGCGCGGCACGCGCAAGCCGCTGGTGGGGGCGGAGGTGGTGCTCACGGAGCTGGACCGCTCCGCGGTCACGGACAGCGAGGGGCGCTTCGCCTTCCGGGGAGTCCCCGTGGGCACGCATCCGGTCATCGTCGTGCTGGGCAACTACGACCGCTTCAAGACGCAGGAGACGATTGAAGAGGGCAAGGAGACGCAGGCCACGTACTACGTGCAGAAGCGCATCTTCAGCCAGTACGAGACGGTGGTCCGCAGCGACCGCGAGCGCAAGGAGGTGACGCGCACCACCATCACGGTGGCGGAGGTGCAGCGCGTTCCGGGCACGCAGGGCGACACGCTCAAGGTGGTGCAGAACCTGCCGGGCGTGGCGAGGCCCGCGTTCAACGGCGGCGCGCTGGTCATCCGCGGCACCAGCCCCCAGGAGTCCGGCGTCTTCCTGGACGGCCTGCGCATCCCCATCCTGTATCACTTCGGGGGGCTCACCTCCGTCTACAACTCGGACCTGCTGGAGGCAGTGGACTACCTGCCCGGCAACTTCTCCGCGTACTACGGCGACATCACCGGCGGCGTCATCAACGTGCGCAGCCGCGAGCCCCGCACGGACCGCCTGCACGCCACGGTGGGCATCAGCGGCATCGAATCCAACGCGGTGGTGGAGGGGCCCATCACGGACACGCTGAGCTTCGCCATTGGCGGCCGGCGCTCGTACATCGACCTGGTGCTCAAGGCGGTGCCGTTCGACGACGACAGCCTCCAGGTGGCCCCGCGCTACTACGACGCGCAGGCGAAGCTGGTGTGGAAGCCGAGCAGCCGCCACACGTTCACGCTGCAGGGCCTGACGTCGCGCGACCGCCTGGCGCTGCTGTTGGACCAGCCGGCGGACAACGACCCGTCCATCAATGGCGGCCTGGACGTGACGACCGGCTTCAACCAGCTGCGCCTGCGGCACCAGTTCCGCGAGGGCAGGCTGGCGCTCGACACGCAGGGGCTCATTGGCAACACGATCCTCGACTTCTCGATTGGCGAGCGCGGGCTGCGCATCGCGTCCACGGACCTGTATCTGCGGCCCACGGTGGAGTACGTGTTCAACGACCGCGTGACGGTGGCGGGCGGCCTGGACGTGGTGGCGAACCTGGCGAAGGTGACGGCCAGCATCCAGCAGCCGCCGCGCGAGGGCGAGCCGCCGTCGCCGCTCGTCACGGAGGACCTCATCAACATCGATGGGAACTTCACCCAGTACTACCCGTCCGCCTGGGCGGAGGTGCGGTGGCGGCCCATCAAGGACCTGCTCGTGGTGCCGGGCGTGCGCACGGAGAGCTACATCTTCACGGAGCAGCAGGAGGTGAAGCGCACGGTGAACCCGCGGCTCGCGGTGCGCTACGCGCTCACGGAGACGCTGACGCTGAAGGGCGGCGCGGGCGTCTACCACAGCCCGCCGGTGCAGGATGAGCCGTCGCCGGGGTTCGGCAATCCGGACCTGGGGGCGAAGCGGTCGCTCCAGTACAGCGTGGGTGCGGAGTGGCAGGCGCGGCCGGAGTGGTTCGTGGGCAGCGAGGTCTTCTACAACGACCTGGATGACCTCATCGTGCGCTCGAACGCGCGCGTCGAGCGCAACGGCGAGTCCGTGCCGGAGAACCTCAAGAACGGCGGCGTGGGGCGCATCTATGGCTTTGAGTTGCTCATCCGCCGCGCGCTGACGGACCGGCTGTTCGGCTGGATCTCGTACACGCTCAGCCGCAGCGAGCGCCGGGACGCGCCGGGGGCGCGCTGGCGCAAGTTCGACAACGACCAGACGCACGTGCTGACGGCCATCGCCAGCTACAAGCTGCCGAGGGGCTGGGAGGTGGGCGCGCGGTTCCGCTTCGCGTCCGGCAACCCGACGACGCCGGTGCTGGGCGCGAAGCGCGACGACACGACGGACGTGTTCATCCCGTACTACGGGCTGGTCAATTCCCAGCGGCTGCCGTCGTTCAACCAGCTGGACATCCGCGTGGACAAGAACTTCATCTTCAACACCTGGAACCTGGACCTCTACCTGGACCTGACGAACGCGTACAACAACCGGTCGGTCGAGGGCGTGGCCTACAACTACAACTACTCTCAGCGCGAGTTCTTCAAGGGCCTGCCCATCCTGCCCGTGCTCGGCCTGAAGGGAGCGTTCTGA
- a CDS encoding Hsp70 family protein, translating into MRACGLDFGTSNTALALPDGTVLPLQPHTPEPRLFRSVLFFAEEEREVFTGADAIQRYLEDNNGRFIQSVKSFLHSSSFRATQVKGRTYTIEDLVAILLRRVREAAGAHLGEAPDAVVLGRPAVFTPDPEADALAEKRLRKAAEIAGFTHVQFLIEPIAAALAYEARLQKDELVLVADFGAGTTDLTLMRLGPSRRGNLDRKPDVVGSTGVRIGGDRFDAEIMRHKLLPKFGAGSTYKVKGFSHKRLPIPQHVLAKLLNWHEMSFIREKSTQELLEVMLDTSDHPAEIQALYDLVMDNLGYRLFRSIEAAKVKLSSEDVATIDFEDARIHLHEPMTRAEFEAASRTLLDELSQCTEGLLAKHPEARDIDAVFLTGGSSQIPAVRELYVKRFGEERVRTADAFTSVAEGLGRASAWLTG; encoded by the coding sequence ATGCGCGCCTGCGGACTCGACTTCGGAACCAGCAATACCGCCCTGGCCCTGCCGGACGGCACCGTGCTGCCGCTGCAGCCCCACACCCCGGAGCCCCGGCTGTTCCGCTCCGTGCTCTTCTTCGCGGAGGAGGAGCGTGAGGTCTTCACGGGCGCGGACGCCATCCAGCGCTACCTGGAGGACAACAACGGGCGGTTCATCCAGTCCGTGAAGTCCTTCCTGCACAGCTCGTCCTTCCGGGCCACGCAGGTGAAGGGGCGCACGTACACCATCGAGGACCTGGTGGCCATCCTGCTGCGCCGCGTGCGCGAGGCGGCCGGAGCCCACCTGGGCGAAGCGCCGGACGCGGTGGTGCTGGGCCGGCCGGCGGTCTTCACGCCAGACCCGGAGGCGGACGCGCTGGCGGAGAAGCGGCTGCGCAAGGCGGCGGAGATCGCCGGCTTCACACACGTGCAGTTCCTCATCGAGCCCATCGCGGCGGCGCTCGCGTACGAGGCGCGCCTTCAGAAGGACGAGCTGGTGCTGGTGGCGGACTTCGGCGCCGGCACGACGGACCTGACGTTGATGCGGCTGGGGCCGTCGCGGCGGGGGAACCTGGACCGCAAGCCGGACGTGGTGGGGTCCACGGGTGTGCGCATCGGTGGTGACCGGTTCGACGCGGAGATCATGCGGCACAAGCTGCTGCCGAAGTTCGGGGCGGGGTCCACGTACAAGGTGAAGGGCTTCAGCCACAAGCGGCTGCCCATTCCGCAGCACGTGCTGGCGAAGCTGCTCAACTGGCACGAGATGTCCTTCATCCGGGAGAAGTCCACGCAGGAGCTGCTGGAGGTGATGCTCGACACGAGCGACCACCCGGCGGAGATCCAGGCGCTCTACGACCTGGTGATGGACAACCTGGGCTACCGGCTGTTCCGGTCCATTGAAGCGGCGAAGGTGAAGCTGTCGAGCGAGGACGTGGCGACCATCGACTTCGAGGACGCGCGCATCCACCTGCACGAGCCGATGACGCGGGCGGAGTTCGAGGCGGCGAGCCGGACGTTGTTGGATGAGCTGTCGCAGTGCACGGAAGGGCTGTTGGCGAAGCACCCGGAGGCCCGGGACATTGACGCGGTCTTCCTGACGGGCGGTTCGTCGCAGATTCCGGCGGTGCGGGAGCTGTACGTGAAGCGCTTCGGGGAGGAGCGCGTGCGCACGGCGGACGCGTTCACCTCCGTGGCGGAGGGCCTGGGACGCGCGTCCGCGTGGCTGACGGGGTGA
- a CDS encoding RNA polymerase factor sigma-32 — protein sequence MQASNSFSTADSLSTYLSEINQYPLLNPQEEQTLSRAFRAGDLSAGHRLVTSNLRFVVKVAYEYRSYGLKMSDLIQEANIGLMKAVQKFDPEKGIRLISYAVWWIRAYIQNYVLRNWSLVKLGTTQAQRRLFFSLARTRRELEKLGAGEGTIVNADEIAKKLNVKPTEVREMEQRMGGRDLSLDAPVGEDGDATHLDFVESESASHADEVADRQQAGLTRNLVQRALMRLDPRERFIIEQRVMSDTEMTLSELGEHFGFSRERARQLEIRAKDKLKAELANLMAEAGLDQAELAA from the coding sequence ATGCAGGCTTCCAACTCCTTCTCCACCGCTGACTCGCTCTCCACCTACCTCTCGGAGATCAACCAGTACCCGCTGCTGAACCCGCAGGAGGAGCAGACGCTGTCGCGCGCCTTCCGCGCGGGTGACCTGTCCGCGGGCCACCGCCTGGTGACGAGCAACCTGCGCTTCGTGGTGAAGGTCGCCTACGAGTACCGCTCCTACGGCCTGAAGATGTCCGACCTCATCCAGGAGGCGAACATCGGCCTGATGAAGGCGGTGCAGAAGTTCGACCCGGAGAAGGGCATCCGCCTCATCTCCTACGCGGTGTGGTGGATCCGCGCGTACATCCAGAACTACGTGCTGCGCAACTGGAGCCTGGTGAAGCTGGGCACGACGCAGGCGCAGCGCCGGCTGTTCTTCAGCCTGGCCCGTACGCGCCGCGAGCTGGAGAAGCTGGGCGCCGGCGAGGGCACCATCGTCAACGCGGATGAAATCGCCAAGAAGCTGAACGTGAAGCCCACGGAAGTGCGCGAGATGGAGCAGCGCATGGGCGGCCGCGACCTGTCCCTGGACGCGCCGGTGGGCGAGGACGGCGACGCCACGCACCTGGACTTCGTGGAGTCCGAGTCTGCCTCGCACGCGGACGAGGTCGCGGACCGGCAGCAGGCGGGCCTCACCCGCAACCTGGTGCAGCGCGCGCTGATGCGCCTGGATCCGCGCGAGCGCTTCATCATCGAGCAGCGCGTGATGAGCGACACGGAGATGACCCTGAGCGAGCTGGGTGAGCACTTCGGCTTCTCCCGCGAGCGCGCCCGTCAGCTGGAGATCCGCGCCAAGGACAAGCTGAAGGCGGAGCTGGCCAACCTGATGGCCGAGGCCGGCCTGGACCAGGCCGAGCTGGCCGCGTAA
- a CDS encoding CHAD domain-containing protein, with translation MPQPTPIRGLGPDTALGDAARRILAGRLADVRHPESQLDGELDGDGVHDMRVATRRLRAALQVFQATGKLTRLEADVKRLQDALGAVRDLHVQDQWLDTAAKGKKDAGKALQGLRESHLSGLKTKEKKLRAELERWTDRTVPRLLKKLDTLEDPHRFSSKRVRSHLRWRLRRVEKRLERYADAPDAASAHALRKDLKKLRYELEIFQPAFRRTVSALLEVLVPLQDGLGELHDADVRLELFERAAAEAPPGQRKAARKLLPQARDERAERSAEIAREVQRWHAEAIPKRLRKALT, from the coding sequence ATGCCGCAACCCACTCCCATCCGGGGCCTGGGCCCCGACACCGCGCTGGGCGACGCCGCGCGCCGCATCCTCGCCGGGCGGCTCGCCGACGTGCGCCACCCGGAGAGCCAGCTGGACGGTGAGTTGGACGGGGACGGCGTGCACGACATGCGCGTGGCCACCCGCCGCCTGCGCGCCGCGCTCCAGGTGTTCCAGGCCACCGGCAAGCTCACCCGGCTGGAGGCGGACGTGAAGCGCCTCCAGGACGCGCTGGGCGCCGTGCGGGACTTGCACGTCCAGGACCAGTGGCTGGACACGGCCGCGAAGGGAAAGAAGGACGCGGGCAAGGCGCTGCAAGGCCTGCGCGAAAGCCACCTGTCCGGCCTGAAGACCAAGGAGAAGAAGCTGCGCGCGGAGCTGGAGCGCTGGACGGACCGCACCGTGCCGCGCCTCCTGAAGAAGCTGGACACGCTGGAGGACCCCCACCGCTTCTCCAGCAAGCGCGTGCGAAGCCACCTGCGCTGGCGCCTGCGCCGCGTGGAGAAGCGCCTGGAGCGCTACGCGGACGCGCCCGACGCGGCGTCCGCGCACGCCCTGCGCAAGGACCTGAAGAAGCTGCGTTACGAGCTGGAGATCTTCCAGCCCGCCTTCCGCCGCACCGTGAGCGCGCTGCTGGAGGTCCTGGTGCCGTTGCAGGACGGCCTGGGGGAATTGCACGACGCGGACGTGCGGCTGGAGCTGTTCGAGCGCGCCGCCGCGGAAGCCCCGCCCGGCCAGCGCAAGGCCGCGCGCAAGCTGCTGCCCCAGGCCCGCGACGAGCGCGCGGAGCGGTCCGCGGAAATCGCTCGCGAGGTGCAGCGCTGGCACGCGGAGGCCATTCCCAAGCGCCTGCGCAAGGCGTTGACCTGA
- a CDS encoding inorganic diphosphatase produces MATDFTHLPLRGDQNALHVVVESPRGSTVKLKYDTKLQAFTLSRPLTRGFRYPFDWGFIPSTKGPDGDPLDALVYWDVPTWPGVVLPCRPLGVLLVDQKPRGATNGERERNDRLLLVPVHATRSDHLRSYQDLSQREREELEHFFLAVVHFADKDARILGWDGPDAAERMVQQYALEED; encoded by the coding sequence ATGGCCACCGACTTCACCCACCTGCCGCTGCGCGGCGACCAGAATGCGTTGCACGTCGTCGTCGAGTCGCCCCGCGGCTCGACGGTGAAGCTCAAATACGACACGAAGCTCCAGGCCTTCACGCTGTCCCGGCCGCTGACGCGAGGCTTCCGCTACCCGTTCGACTGGGGCTTCATCCCCAGCACGAAGGGCCCGGACGGCGACCCGCTGGACGCGCTGGTGTACTGGGACGTGCCCACCTGGCCGGGCGTGGTGCTGCCCTGCCGGCCGCTGGGCGTGCTCCTGGTGGACCAGAAGCCGCGGGGCGCGACGAACGGCGAGCGCGAGCGCAATGACCGCCTGCTGCTCGTCCCGGTGCACGCCACCCGCTCCGACCACCTCCGTTCCTATCAGGACCTGTCCCAGCGCGAGCGCGAGGAGCTGGAGCACTTCTTCCTCGCGGTGGTGCACTTCGCGGACAAGGACGCGCGCATCCTCGGCTGGGATGGGCCGGATGCCGCGGAGCGCATGGTCCAGCAGTACGCCCTCGAGGAGGACTGA